One Phalacrocorax aristotelis chromosome 12, bGulAri2.1, whole genome shotgun sequence DNA window includes the following coding sequences:
- the CYP26A1 gene encoding cytochrome P450 26A1 isoform X2, translating into MGFSALLASALCTFLLPLLLFLAAVKLWDLYCVSGRDPSCPLPLPPGTMGLPFFGETLQMVLQRRKFLQMKRRKYGFIYKTHLFGRPTVRVMGAENVRHILLGEHRLVSVQWPASVRTILGSGCLSNLHNGQHKHRKKHYVPVIQEEVSACLTQWLGAAGPCLLVYPEVKRLMFRIAMRILLGFQPCQASPDGEQQLVEAFEEMIRNLFSLPIDVPFSGLYRGLRARNIIHAKIEENIRAKMARKEPEGGYKDALQLLMEHTQGNGEQLNMQELKESATELLFGGHETTASAATSLIAFLGLHHDVLQKVRKELQGKGLLCSPSQEKQLDMEVLEQLKYTGCVIKETLRLSPPVPGGFRIALKTLELNGYQIPKGWNVIYSICDTHDVADLFTNKDEFNPDRFMSPSPEDSSRFSFIPFGGGLRSCVGKEFAKVLLKIFTVELARSCDWQLLNGPPTMKTGPIVYPVDNLPTKFIGFSGQI; encoded by the exons ATGGGCTTCTCCGCCCTGCTCGCCAGCGCCCTGTGCACCTTCCTGCTGCCCCTTCTACTTTTTCTGGCCGCCGTCAAGCTCTGGGACCTGTACTGTGTGAGCGGCCGCGACCCCAGCTGCCCGCTGCCGCTGCCCCCGGGCACCATGGGGCTCCCCTTCTTCGGGGAGACGCTGCAGATGGTGCTGCAG AGGCGGAAATTCCTGCAGATGAAGCGCAGGAAATACGGCTTCATCTACAAGACTCACCTCTTCGGGCGGCCCACGGTGCGGGTGATGGGCGCCGAGAACGTGCGGCACATCCTGCTGGGCGAGCACCGGCTCGTCTCCGTGCAGTGGCCCGCCTCGGTGCGCACCATCCTGGGCTCGGGCTGCCTTTCCAACCTCCACAACGGGCAGCACAAGCACCGCAAAAAG CACTACGTGCCCGTCATCCAGGAGGAGGTGAGCGCCTGCCTGACACAGTGGCTGGGCGCCGCCGGGCCCTGCCTGCTGGTGTACCCGGAGGTGAAGCGCCTCATGTTTCGCATCGCCATGAGGATCCTGCTGGgcttccagccctgccaggccAGCCCCGACggtgagcagcagctggtggaggCCTTCGAGGAGATGATCCGCAACCTGTTCTCCCTCCCCATCGACGTGCCCTTCAGTGGGCTCTACAGG GGCTTGCGGGCACGGAACATCATCCACGCCAAGATCGAGGAGAACATCCGTGCCAAGATGGCCCGCAAGGAGCCTGAGGGCGGCTACAAGGATGCACTGCAGCTGCTGATGGAGCACACACAGGGCAACGGGGAGCAGCTCAACATGCAG GAGCTGAAGGAGtctgccacagagctgctgtttggGGGCCATGAAACCACTGCTAGTGCTGCCACGTCGCTGATCGCCTTCCTGGGGCTCCACCATGATGTCCTGCAGAAAGTGAGGAAAGAGCTGCAGGGCAAG GGGTTACTGTGCAGTCCCAGTCAAGAGAAGCAGCTGGACATGGAGGTCTTGGAGCAGCTGAAGTACACGGGCTGTGTCATCAAAGAGACCCTCAGGCTGAGCCCTCCTGTTCCTGGAGGATTTCGAATTGCACTCAAGACCCTTGAGCTAAAT GGTTACCAGATCCCTAAAGGTTGGAATGTTATTTACAGTATCTGTGATACCCACGATGTGGCAGATCTCTTTACCAACAAGGATGAATTTAACCCGGATCGCTTCATGTCTCCATCTCCAGAGGATTCTTCTAGGTTCAGTTTCATTCCTTTCGGTGGGGGCTTGAGGAGCTGCGTTGGCAAAGAGTTTGCAAAAGtccttctaaaaatatttacagtggaGTTGGCTCGGAGCTGTGACTGGCAGCTGCTGAATGGACCTCCTACAATGAAAACAGGCCCCATAGTGTACCCTGTGGACAATCTACCTACCAAATTCATAGGTTTCAGCGGCCAAATCTGA
- the CYP26A1 gene encoding cytochrome P450 26A1 isoform X1, whose translation MGFSALLASALCTFLLPLLLFLAAVKLWDLYCVSGRDPSCPLPLPPGTMGLPFFGETLQMVLQRRKFLQMKRRKYGFIYKTHLFGRPTVRVMGAENVRHILLGEHRLVSVQWPASVRTILGSGCLSNLHNGQHKHRKKVIMRAFSRDALQHYVPVIQEEVSACLTQWLGAAGPCLLVYPEVKRLMFRIAMRILLGFQPCQASPDGEQQLVEAFEEMIRNLFSLPIDVPFSGLYRGLRARNIIHAKIEENIRAKMARKEPEGGYKDALQLLMEHTQGNGEQLNMQELKESATELLFGGHETTASAATSLIAFLGLHHDVLQKVRKELQGKGLLCSPSQEKQLDMEVLEQLKYTGCVIKETLRLSPPVPGGFRIALKTLELNGYQIPKGWNVIYSICDTHDVADLFTNKDEFNPDRFMSPSPEDSSRFSFIPFGGGLRSCVGKEFAKVLLKIFTVELARSCDWQLLNGPPTMKTGPIVYPVDNLPTKFIGFSGQI comes from the exons ATGGGCTTCTCCGCCCTGCTCGCCAGCGCCCTGTGCACCTTCCTGCTGCCCCTTCTACTTTTTCTGGCCGCCGTCAAGCTCTGGGACCTGTACTGTGTGAGCGGCCGCGACCCCAGCTGCCCGCTGCCGCTGCCCCCGGGCACCATGGGGCTCCCCTTCTTCGGGGAGACGCTGCAGATGGTGCTGCAG AGGCGGAAATTCCTGCAGATGAAGCGCAGGAAATACGGCTTCATCTACAAGACTCACCTCTTCGGGCGGCCCACGGTGCGGGTGATGGGCGCCGAGAACGTGCGGCACATCCTGCTGGGCGAGCACCGGCTCGTCTCCGTGCAGTGGCCCGCCTCGGTGCGCACCATCCTGGGCTCGGGCTGCCTTTCCAACCTCCACAACGGGCAGCACAAGCACCGCAAAAAG GTGATCATGCGGGCCTTCTCCCGGGACGCCCTGCAGCACTACGTGCCCGTCATCCAGGAGGAGGTGAGCGCCTGCCTGACACAGTGGCTGGGCGCCGCCGGGCCCTGCCTGCTGGTGTACCCGGAGGTGAAGCGCCTCATGTTTCGCATCGCCATGAGGATCCTGCTGGgcttccagccctgccaggccAGCCCCGACggtgagcagcagctggtggaggCCTTCGAGGAGATGATCCGCAACCTGTTCTCCCTCCCCATCGACGTGCCCTTCAGTGGGCTCTACAGG GGCTTGCGGGCACGGAACATCATCCACGCCAAGATCGAGGAGAACATCCGTGCCAAGATGGCCCGCAAGGAGCCTGAGGGCGGCTACAAGGATGCACTGCAGCTGCTGATGGAGCACACACAGGGCAACGGGGAGCAGCTCAACATGCAG GAGCTGAAGGAGtctgccacagagctgctgtttggGGGCCATGAAACCACTGCTAGTGCTGCCACGTCGCTGATCGCCTTCCTGGGGCTCCACCATGATGTCCTGCAGAAAGTGAGGAAAGAGCTGCAGGGCAAG GGGTTACTGTGCAGTCCCAGTCAAGAGAAGCAGCTGGACATGGAGGTCTTGGAGCAGCTGAAGTACACGGGCTGTGTCATCAAAGAGACCCTCAGGCTGAGCCCTCCTGTTCCTGGAGGATTTCGAATTGCACTCAAGACCCTTGAGCTAAAT GGTTACCAGATCCCTAAAGGTTGGAATGTTATTTACAGTATCTGTGATACCCACGATGTGGCAGATCTCTTTACCAACAAGGATGAATTTAACCCGGATCGCTTCATGTCTCCATCTCCAGAGGATTCTTCTAGGTTCAGTTTCATTCCTTTCGGTGGGGGCTTGAGGAGCTGCGTTGGCAAAGAGTTTGCAAAAGtccttctaaaaatatttacagtggaGTTGGCTCGGAGCTGTGACTGGCAGCTGCTGAATGGACCTCCTACAATGAAAACAGGCCCCATAGTGTACCCTGTGGACAATCTACCTACCAAATTCATAGGTTTCAGCGGCCAAATCTGA
- the CYP26C1 gene encoding cytochrome P450 26C1 — protein sequence MPAGLFWPEAAALALLTLALLVSLCRHLWALRWSLSRDRASALPLPQGSMGWPFFGETLHWLLQGSRFHSSRRERYGNVFKTHLLGRPVVRVTGAENIRKILLGEHTLVSTQWPQSTQIILGSHTLLGSVGDLHRQRRKILARVFSRAALECYLPRIQKVVSWELRGWCMEPGSIAVYSSAKTLTFRIAARILLGLRLEEKQFKDLAKTFEQLVENLFSLPLNIPFSGLRKGIKARDMLHEFMEKAIQEKLQRNNPEDHSDALDFIINSAKEHGKEFTMQELKESAIELIFAAFFTTASASTSLILLLLKHPSVIEKIRQELMSHELYQQCERCPVGPCPDTLPAQSRDSEKPLLCPTAKDACEDQSQPPGPTEEGSSQPCALLEPTLPQSSPQLRVPSGQSSRCPSDISLEKLSRLRYLDCVIKEVLRVLPPVSGGYRTALQTFELDGYQIPKGWSVMYSIRDTHETAAIYQSPPSSFDPDRFGAARTEAAGRFHYIPFGGGARSCIGKELAQAILKLLAIELVSTARWELATPGYPTMQTVPIVHPVNDGLQLYFHPLQSGCGSEA from the exons ATGCCGGCGGGGCTCTTCTGGCCCGAAGCGGCGGCGCTGGCGCTGCTGACCCTGGCGCTGCTGGTCAGCCTGTGCCGGCACCTGTGGGCGCTGCGCTGGAGCCTCAGCAGGGACCGCGCCAgcgccctgcccctgccccagggctccatGGGCTGGCCCTTCTTCGGGGAGACCCTGCACTGGCTGCTCCAG GGCTCCCGCTTCCACAGCTCCCGGCGGGAGAGGTACGGGAACGTCTTCAAGACCCACCTCCTGGGCCGGCCGGTGGTGCGGGTGACGGGCGCTGAGAACATCCGCAAGATCCTGCTGGGTGAGCACACGCTGGTCAGCACCCAGTGGCCCCAGAGCACCCAGATCATCCTGGGCTCCCACACCCTGCTCGGCTCCGTCGGTGATCTGCACCGCCAGCGCCGCAAG ATCCTGGCCAGAGTGTTCAGCCGCGCTGCCCTGGAGTGCTACCTGCCGCGGATCCAGAAGGTTGTGAGCTGGGAGCTGCGGGGCTGGTGCATGGAGCCAGGCTCCATCGCAGTTTATTCCTCCGCTAAAACCTTAACTTTCCGCATTGCAGCTCGGATTCTGCTGGGGCTCCgcctggaggaaaagcagtTCAAGGACCTGGCCAAAACTTTTGAACAGCTGGTGGAGAACCTCTTTTCCCTGCCCCTCAACATACCCTTCAGCGGGCTGCGCAAG GGAATCAAAGCACGGGACATGCTACATGAGTTTATGGAGAAGGCTATACaggaaaagctgcagagaaaCAACCCAGAAGACCACAGCGATGCTCTGGATTTCATAATAAACAGTGCCAAGGAGCATGGCAAAGAATTCACCATGCAGGAGCTAAAG gaGTCAGCGATTGAGCTcatatttgctgcttttttcaccACGGCTAGTGCCAGCACTTCTCTGATCCTCCTGCTACTGAAGCACCCCTCAGTGATTGAAAAAATAAGGCAGGAGCTGATGTCCCATGAGCTGTACCAGCAGTGTGAGCGCTGCCCTGTGGGACCCTGCCCTGACACCCTGCCCGCCCAGAGCAGGGACAGTGAGAAGCCACTTCTCTGCCCCACGGCCAAAGATGCTTGTGAGGACCAGAGCCAGCCCCCAGGCCCAACAGAGGAAGGTtcctcccagccctgtgccctgcTGGAACCTACCCTCCCCCAGAGCAGTCCCCAGCTCCGGGTGCCGTCAGGGCAGAGCTCTCGCTGCCCCTCGGACatcagcctggagaagctgaGCCGCCTGCGCTACCTGGACTGTGTGATTAAGGAGGTGCTGCGGGTGCTGCCCCCCGTCTCCGGAGGCTACAGGACGGCACTGCAGACTTTTGAGCTGGAT GGCTACCAGATCCCCAAAGGCTGGAGCGTCATGTACAGCATCCGTGACACACATGAGACAGCTGCCATCTACCAGAGCCCCCCCAGCAGCTTTGACCCAGACCGCTTTGGTGCTGCCCGGACGGAGGCCGCAGGCCGCTTCCACTACATCCCCttcggcggcggggcgcggagcTGCATCGGCAAGGAGCTGGCGCAGGCCATCCTCAAGCTGCTGGCCATCGAGCTGGTCAGCACGGCCCGCTGGGAGCTGGCCACCCCCGGCTACCCCACCATGCAGACCGTGCCCATTGTGCACCCCGTCAACGACGGGCTGCAGCTCTACTTCCACCCCTTGCAGTCCGGCTGCGGCAGCGAGGCCTGA